In the Populus trichocarpa isolate Nisqually-1 chromosome 1, P.trichocarpa_v4.1, whole genome shotgun sequence genome, one interval contains:
- the LOC7487539 gene encoding uncharacterized protein LOC7487539, producing MEIKEKLLNYKYHIFFTLVFSLILVSIIVVAPSFLTILAYFCPLLLSTALFLGAVIFFGKTSLPGTDSSSDKAGEGLLDYVAGQPEQAVESFKSD from the coding sequence ATGGAGATCAAAGAAAAGCTACTAAATTACAAGTATCATATCTTCTTCACCCTCGTTTTCTCTCTTATTCTTGTCTCTATAATCGTTGTTGCGCCGAGTTTCCTCACAATTTTGGCCTACTTTTGTCCTCTACTTCTCTCCACAGCTCTCTTTCTTGGCGCTGTCATCTTCTTCGGCAAGACCTCTTTACCGGGCACCGACTCTTCCAGTGACAAAGCCGGCGAGGGGCTCTTGGATTATGTTGCAGGACAGCCCGAGCAAGCGGTGGAAAGTTTCAAGTCGGATTA